AGAGGATGCATTGACCAAACATCCGGCGGTAAAAGAATGTGCAGTAGTCGCAAGTCCGGATGAAATACGAGGTAATGTAGTAAAAGCATTTATTGTTCTGCAAGATCGCGAAAGTGCGAAAAACCCAGATTTGGTAAAAGAATTACAAAATCATGTGAAGCAGTCCACTGCACCATATAAATACCCAAGGAAAATCGAGTTTATTGAGGAACTTCCCAAAACTTCTTCCGGAAAAATTCGCCGGGTAGAATTGAGACAAATTGAAAAAGACAATGCATAAAAAAGATAAGACGGAGAGATGATCAATCTCTTCGTTTTGTTCATTTAAATGAATTTATCATGATAATATAGAAAAAGGGGTGTGGAAAAGTGAAAATAGTTGATACACATTGTGACGCGCTATTAAAGCTGCAGCTTTCGAAAAGAGGACAATTTGAAAATCAGTTATCTTTGGACTTTCGTACTGCTTCTGAATTACAAACGAATTTAGTGCGTTTAACTAAAGGAAATGTCATGCTCCAATTTTTTGCTATCTTTGTTCCACCACATGTTCCATCAGATGAAAAGTGGCAGCATGCATTGGAGCAAATTGATTTATTTCATACGGAGATTATCAATAAAAATCCACAAATGAAGCATATTAAAAAATGGAATGAACTCACTTCTCTGAAATCGGGAGAAATTGGTGCAGTCTTAACATTAGAAGGAGCAGACGTATTTGGCAATGATTTAATGAAGCTTCGGCAGCTATACCGCTTTGGTGTTCTATCTGTCGGGCTAACGTGGAATAATGCTAATCTTTGCGCAGATGGAGCAGAGGAGCCGCGTGGTGGCGGGTTAACCTTGCTCGGTAAAGAAGTCGTTCAATTAAATAATAATCATAGCGTGTTTACAGACGTTGCACATGCAACGGTGAACGGTTTTTGGGATATTATCGAGCATGCTGAATATCCAATTGCCAGTCATTGCAATGCAAGGGCAATTTGTGATCATCCTAGGAATTTGGATGATGACCAAATCAAAGCAATGATTACTAGCAACGGTCTTATACATGTTGTCTTTTATCCTCCCTTTATTCGTAAAGATAAAGAAGAAGCTCAAATAGATGATTTACTGAAACATATTGATCATATTTGCGCACTTGGTGGCGTACAGCATATTGGGTTTGGATCGGACTTTGATGGGATATCAAACTTTGTTGCAGGATTAGAGGATGCTGCCTTATATCCGGCTCTTATTGAAAAACTTTTGCATTATTATTCAGAGGATGAGGTTAAGGGTTTCAGTTATCAAAACTTCATAAATCACCATCTCGTTAAAGGTTCACATTAAGGTGAGTCAAAAGTTTTGAAATAAAAGATTAATTTCGTTATAGTAAATGAGTTAAACTACATAATCAAATAAGGAGAAAGCAGTATGAGAATTCAGAAGAAATCATATATTTTATTTTTGTTAGTTGGCTTAATAAGCACGTTACTCATTGCTTGTGCTAGCGAGCCTAATGATACAGATGAATCAGGCAAAGGAAACAAGGATGACCGTAATTCACAAGGCGGCGAATTAGTAGTTGCTAAGCAATCTGATGTGGTGTCACTTGATCCAGCTGCATCTAATGATACGCCATCCAGTGATGTACAGCGCAATATTTTTGAAACACTGGTAACGCAAGACGAAAATATGAAGATCAAACCATTGCTTGCTGAAAGCTGGGAGCAAATTGATGATACAACATGGGTGTTTAAGCTTCGCGAGGGTATCAAATTCCATGACGGTTCTGAATTTAACGCAGAGGCTGTGAAAGCGAATATCGATCGTACACTTGACCCGGAAGTTGGATCACCAAGAGCGATTATGTACAATATGATTACCGAAGTAGAGATAATCGATGATTATATCGTACAGTTTAAAACAGCGTACCCATTCGCGCCACTTCCAGCGCATCTTGCCCATCCAGGTGGGGTGATGATTTCCAAGGAACAAATTGAAGAAGACTATGCTGCGATGAAAAATGGAGAGAATCCTGGAACAGTGATTAGTGCAAACCCACAAGGAACAGGACCATTTGTATATGATGATTGGCAGCCAGGTCAATTTGTACGCTTGTTAAAAAATGAAGATTATTGGGGTGAGCCTGCAAAACTGGATTCGGTAACATTTAAAGTTGTTGCGGAAGATTTAACTCGTATCGCAGAACTTGAAACTGGTGATACGGATATTACAAATCCACTGAGTCCATCAGATGTCAGCCAAATCGAAGCAACAGATGGCTTATCTGTTCAACGTCAGGAAAGCTCTGCATTATCCTATTTAGGATTTAATATGGCAAAAGAACCATTTAATGATGTGCGTGTAAGACAAGCAATCTCAATGGCTATTGATAAAGAGCAAATTATTGAAGGAATTTATGATGGGATAGGTATACCTGCTAAAGGTCCAATCGCTCCGAATGTATTTGGTTATAATGAAGAGGTTGCTGGTCTCGATTTTAATGTGGAGGCAGCGAAAGAATTGCTGGCTGAAGCTGGTTTTGAGGATGGTTTTTCAACAACCATCTGGACAAATGATGATCGCGAGCGGATTGATACTGCTACAAATATTCAGGCACAGCTCAGTGAAATTGGAATTGATGCTGAGGTAGAAATCCTGGAATGGGGAGCAATGCTTGAGCAAACTGCTAATGGCGAGCATGATATGTTTGTCTTCGGCTGGACTACAGTAACTGGTGATGCAGATAATGGATTATATCCACTATTCCATTCAGAAAACCTGGGAAATGCCGGCAATCGCACATTTACCGAGGATGCAGAGCTTGATGAATTATTAGATCAGGCCCGCCAAACTGTAGATTCTAAGAAGCGATTAGAGCTCTACCGTCAAGTGCAGGAACTATTAGTTGAAATAGCACCAATGGTTTACATCCATCATCAGGAATATTTACTCGGTGTAAATGAAAACGTGAAAGGCCTGTCACAAATGCCGACCCAGCTTTTAAACTTGAAAGACGTATATGTAAAATAATGAGTAATCCCTTCTAAATTATCTATCTTAGGAGGGATTTATTGTTTTGACAGAAAAATGATGTCTTTTATTAAAAACTTCTTAACGTTGACACAAGTACCGAAAAATATAATACTATTACATGTGCTCTTTATTCAGAATAAATATTTTATTGATTTCATAATGCAGAAGAATAAATATGGAGCTGTTTACATATTTAAAAGGAGTTAAATGACGATGAAGCAACTATGGGAGAAAGTCTCATTAAAAGGCCAAGTGATGCTATTTACTAGTCTTATTGTCTTGTTACCGCTCCTTTTGCTGAGTGTGTTTGTCGCGCATAACCAAGCCAAAAACACAAAGGAGTATCTAGCCGAAAAGGTTCAAATCAGCGCTAGCCATATTGCTTATCATGCACTGATTCAAGATGCGCTTCTAAATGGAAAATCGAATCAGGAATTAGTTGATTATGTTGAGCTTGTTCGAGAGGAAAATAACTTTTTATACATTGTTGTAATGGATAATCAAAAAATTCGTTTCACCCATCCTGACCGGGAAAAAATTGGACAAACCTTTGTTGGGTCAGATGCTGAAGAAGTCTTTAATGGTGAAAAATATACATCAGAAGATATTGGCACTCTAGGTCCGTCCATGAGGGCTTTTCATCCAGTTTGGGATCAGGAAGGGAATCAAATTGGAGCTGTAGCTGTAGGGATTGCAACGAAGTCGATTAAAGAGGCTGTCTACGAAAACCAGATTATTTTGATGATAATTACTGCGATAAGCTTGATAATTGGTCTTATTGGCGCCTGGTTACTAGCAAACCGATTAAAGAGAACGTTAAATGGAATGGAGCCAAAAGAAATTGGTTTAGCTATCCAAGAAAGGAATTCTATGCTGGAGGCTGTTAATGATGGCATACTAGCGATCAATAATACAGGAGAGATTCTCCTAGCCAACGATACAGCCAGGCAATTTTTAAGGCGTACTGGTTACCATGGTCAATTCGAAAATACACCGATTGATCTCATTTGGCCTGAATTAAAACTTCAAGAAGCGATAACGGCAAAATCTCCTGTTAAGCATGAATTAATCAAAAAAGGGGATGTCGAAACAATTGTTACCAGAGTGCCCATGTATGTCAACAATCAATGTGTCGGTGCACTGGCAACCTTTAATGAAAGAAGCCAGCTTCATGATATAATGAGGGACCTTATCGGTGCAGAAGTATATGCACATAGCTTAAGGAGTGAAACACATGAATTTATGAATAAACTCCATATTATTCAAGCAATGGTGGAAACAGAATCCTATAATGAGTTAAAAGATTATATTGAAGATATTTCTGAGCGTTACCATATGAAAACAGCAAGTGCTGTAAGTCAAGTTGGACAGCTTGTGGAGGATGTGAGTATTGCTCACTACTTATCTAAAAGAATTGGTTGGATGGAACAAATGGGGGTTAACGTTCATATCCAAAGTGGAATACCTTGGCCAAGCATGAATACGGATTTCATTGATGCGTGGGTTACGGTGATCGGGAATACCTTTGATAATGCATGGGAAGCAATGCGGCATAAAGAGCATAAAAATCTGACACTCACCTTAAAGCAAGTCGGAGGCGTACTCCGTTACGTGATTGAAGACAATGGTATTGGTTTTTCTGCAAGTGAGCAAAAGTCTTTAGCAAGCTCGAAAAAAGGCGATCATGGTTATGGAATAGCCAATATCAAAAGGAAGCTTCAAGTACTTAATGGAACACTGGACATCTTATCAGAAAAAGATAAAGGAACTATTATTACGATTCACATTCCGTATACAGAAAGGCGTGAGAGAGTTGATTAAAGTTGCAATGATTGAAGATGATATAGATGTTAGTCGATTTCACCGTCTATTTTTAAATAAAATAGACGGGTTTGAGCTTATATTTGATGCACATACGCTCGAAGATGGATTGAAAAAGCTGAAGAAACATCAACCTGATTTACTCCTTCTTGATGTTTATATCGGCACGACGAATGGTCTCGACCTACTGAAAGAAATTCGAGCAGAGGGAATAGATTTGGATGTAATCCTAATTACTTCAGCCAACGATGCAAAAACTGTTCAAACCGGCCACCGTTTTGGTGTTGTCGATTATTTGATCAAACCATTCTCTTTTAAACGTTTTCAAAAAGCTTTAAATCGATACCGTTTAAACAAGCTAGATAAAAGTGAAGTTTTTTCACAGCAAGAAGTTGACCGACTATTCCATAAAGGAGGGCAAAATATAGTCTATACGCTGCCTAAAGGTATTACGAAAGAAACTGCCTTTCGTGTCATGCAATGGTTGATAGAAATAGATGACTGGCTTACCGCAACTGAGCTTGCTGAAAAATGTT
This region of Oceanobacillus sp. FSL K6-2867 genomic DNA includes:
- a CDS encoding dipeptidase, whose protein sequence is MKIVDTHCDALLKLQLSKRGQFENQLSLDFRTASELQTNLVRLTKGNVMLQFFAIFVPPHVPSDEKWQHALEQIDLFHTEIINKNPQMKHIKKWNELTSLKSGEIGAVLTLEGADVFGNDLMKLRQLYRFGVLSVGLTWNNANLCADGAEEPRGGGLTLLGKEVVQLNNNHSVFTDVAHATVNGFWDIIEHAEYPIASHCNARAICDHPRNLDDDQIKAMITSNGLIHVVFYPPFIRKDKEEAQIDDLLKHIDHICALGGVQHIGFGSDFDGISNFVAGLEDAALYPALIEKLLHYYSEDEVKGFSYQNFINHHLVKGSH
- a CDS encoding glutathione ABC transporter substrate-binding protein codes for the protein MRIQKKSYILFLLVGLISTLLIACASEPNDTDESGKGNKDDRNSQGGELVVAKQSDVVSLDPAASNDTPSSDVQRNIFETLVTQDENMKIKPLLAESWEQIDDTTWVFKLREGIKFHDGSEFNAEAVKANIDRTLDPEVGSPRAIMYNMITEVEIIDDYIVQFKTAYPFAPLPAHLAHPGGVMISKEQIEEDYAAMKNGENPGTVISANPQGTGPFVYDDWQPGQFVRLLKNEDYWGEPAKLDSVTFKVVAEDLTRIAELETGDTDITNPLSPSDVSQIEATDGLSVQRQESSALSYLGFNMAKEPFNDVRVRQAISMAIDKEQIIEGIYDGIGIPAKGPIAPNVFGYNEEVAGLDFNVEAAKELLAEAGFEDGFSTTIWTNDDRERIDTATNIQAQLSEIGIDAEVEILEWGAMLEQTANGEHDMFVFGWTTVTGDADNGLYPLFHSENLGNAGNRTFTEDAELDELLDQARQTVDSKKRLELYRQVQELLVEIAPMVYIHHQEYLLGVNENVKGLSQMPTQLLNLKDVYVK
- a CDS encoding ATP-binding protein; protein product: MKQLWEKVSLKGQVMLFTSLIVLLPLLLLSVFVAHNQAKNTKEYLAEKVQISASHIAYHALIQDALLNGKSNQELVDYVELVREENNFLYIVVMDNQKIRFTHPDREKIGQTFVGSDAEEVFNGEKYTSEDIGTLGPSMRAFHPVWDQEGNQIGAVAVGIATKSIKEAVYENQIILMIITAISLIIGLIGAWLLANRLKRTLNGMEPKEIGLAIQERNSMLEAVNDGILAINNTGEILLANDTARQFLRRTGYHGQFENTPIDLIWPELKLQEAITAKSPVKHELIKKGDVETIVTRVPMYVNNQCVGALATFNERSQLHDIMRDLIGAEVYAHSLRSETHEFMNKLHIIQAMVETESYNELKDYIEDISERYHMKTASAVSQVGQLVEDVSIAHYLSKRIGWMEQMGVNVHIQSGIPWPSMNTDFIDAWVTVIGNTFDNAWEAMRHKEHKNLTLTLKQVGGVLRYVIEDNGIGFSASEQKSLASSKKGDHGYGIANIKRKLQVLNGTLDILSEKDKGTIITIHIPYTERRERVD
- a CDS encoding response regulator translates to MRELIKVAMIEDDIDVSRFHRLFLNKIDGFELIFDAHTLEDGLKKLKKHQPDLLLLDVYIGTTNGLDLLKEIRAEGIDLDVILITSANDAKTVQTGHRFGVVDYLIKPFSFKRFQKALNRYRLNKLDKSEVFSQQEVDRLFHKGGQNIVYTLPKGITKETAFRVMQWLIEIDDWLTATELAEKCSISHVSLRKYLRFFEEEKLIETQLIYQVLGRPLQKYKATMDAPLFLEAGFI